The following DNA comes from Quercus robur chromosome 1, dhQueRobu3.1, whole genome shotgun sequence.
ATGCCAACATTAATAAATATAATCTTATATGGAATCCAAAATGTACAAAGTTCTGAAATTGTAGATAGAGGTCAAGACAAAAGATCAAATACTTTTTTGGTAAGTAGATAAAAgattaaatacaaaatacaagATCATCTAACTCAATAGTTAAATACAATCCATATTACCAAACCACTCATATCTGATATTTATATGGGTGATTCAACCCTaagtcaaaattcacattcagcCATTGTCAAATAATCTACCATTACGTTTTAAACAACCATGCCAAACAAAATTTcatcaagaaaataaagaaagaaaagatgaaaaaaatggacaaaattGTACAGCGATGCAAGCACAACAAACGGAAAGGCCATTCATAAAgcatatattatcaaataaaatgtgttgccttttctacaaaataataaatagttaaAATGAGAAGGATGAAATTACTTCTTAGCTGGAAGGTGAATGATTCTTTATCTTTTCCCACATGGCTGGACCTTCGGGATGAAcatcaacaaaatattttacaaagcGTGTATCTGAGCATGCAAGGATGGTACTCAAAGACAAGGTTGGCTTTGCTGCACCTCTCTCCCTCAGCCAAACATACATTGAAAATCTTTGACTGATTCTTTCCATATCATAACCTAGATATGCGGGGAATGACACCACAGATTCCAATGGGTAACCCAAATAGTTTCTTAAGTAATCAATCTTCCTTTCAATAACATCTTTGGACTGGTTAAGAACCGTAGGAgcttgtttaacaatatttgTCACAATGTTGTAGTCCAAACCAGCTTGTACCAGGCAATCAAACCTCTCCTGTAGTTGATCCCCTCTGCCTCGAAATTGCTTCAAAGCTTTCATCATCTCATCCGAATTTTCCATGTACCCCAATCTTGACAAGAATGTAGTTTTCTCCTGGTGTTTACTAGGAACTTGGGAAGATTCCTGCTCATTGCTCTTTATTTTTGATTTAGACACCAAATTGAACAGCTTCAGTGGATCTTCCTTTATAACTTGACATAGACCATCTCTTCCAACTTTCAATTCTTTGCAGACAGATCTAGGTCCTTTCAAAGTACGTGAACCCAGAAGTTGTATGTGGTTAGATATAATGCTTGCAATGTACTCTGTCTCCATTTCAATCTCAAGTAGAAAATCCATTGCTTGCAAAAGATTTTTTATACACTTAACTGACAAAATGTTGGGATTTTGTATAAACAGAGAATAGATCTCATTCAACTTGAGACCCAATTTGAGTAATCGACCAAACAAGATATACACCTTCTTCCCAGAACCTTCAAACAGTATTGCAGGATTTGTGTTAAACAAATGGTGCATCTGCTCCTGAGTATAGCCCACTTTATCTAGAAAATCCATAGTATCAAGCATTCTGTTCCAATTGTAGGTGCTTTTACCAGATAAACATCCTCCAATCCAATCATTTTCAAACCTCAATTCCTTCAATCTTTCAAGGACCTTGACAAATTCACAGTTAACACCACCAATCAAAAGTGAGGGGCAACAACTAATGAGCTTAATAACTGTTGATTTACTCAAACCCAAATTTTCATAAGCTTGAAGTTTTAAAGCCAATATCCCATAATCATATCCAAACATCTCCTTAGCTTCCTTGTACATTTTACCTATCTTACTACGCGGGATTCCATATTCACataaaacatgaaagttgtCAAGCATAACATGATCATCACTCAAATACATCAAGTGTCGCGGGAGAAGCACTGAGAGCTCAGATGGACGGAGACCCAAACTCTCAAAAAAGGGTTCAAACTCATTAATGGGATTGTAGCGCAGGAATTTAGTTAAAGAGTGAGCAACATGTTTGTCAGTATCAATCTTGGATATCAAAGTCTGAAGAAAACGAGGGGAGTTCTTGCTAATGTGCTCAGCGTCTGTGAAGCTGAAGCTCCTAGTACAGTGCAAATAATCAAAGAGCACGTTTTGAGCTTCATTCTTAGCTATCCGAGAGAATCGGGGAGTGAAATTGGGTGATTTTGCTAACTCAGTAACAGTAACTTTAGCATCATTGGTAAGCGTAGAAGTGGAAAAGCTTCTaactttaaacaaaatgaaagatGGGTTTTGCCTAGTTATGGGTTTGTCATAGCCAACAGGTGAGAAAAGTACAGAGTGATTAAGTTTGGCAATCATTTCAGAGAACTCAGACACCCTTTTATGGTTTCTAGATAGTAACATGGCAAGAAGACAAAACAGAGTGTAGAGAGACACAGAGAAAACAACCCTAAATCAACACCGGCAGCCCTCGTTACTGTTGATCTCTCTCAGTCATTATATCTGATCCTCCTCTCAATCTGGGAAATGAGGAAAGCACAGAGATTAAATTACTCGTGTATGAAACCTTGTACAACAATTTAAGAATGAAAAGGTAAAGCTAAATAGGGTTTTCATCCAGGTTTATTTACCCACAAACCACGACACATACAAACCCGTAACAAACACATACAACTATATCACTATGACACTAAGGATGAGATTCAATTCAGAAGCACAAGAAACAGACTTACCAGACTGAGAATCTTAGTATCACTTACatgaaaaagatgaaaacttGGGTACCATAATCcctaaaccaaaaatcaaaagctAAGGAAACTCAACATAAACCCCCAAACCGTAGACATTCACAAAAACCTCAGAAGACACAAGTCACAACAGGCTCACATACATCAAACATTTTAACCCACCACTTCCCAAAGCTtacatttttaataagaaaacataaaatgcaTCATTCATGAAAtgagtaagtaaaaaaaaaaaaaaaagtgcagtAAAACTTCagttccaacaacaaaaaaaagaaaaagcataagtACCTTAGCACAACCATAACTATATTCATCTTTAAACAAAAAAGTTGCAACATGTGTTTGATTTACCTTCAAAGAAatgttctttcttcttcttcttcttctcaaaggAGTGTTCTTTGTTGAAGTGGCATTGCCGCCTATCCCAACCTCAATGGTTCAAGTAGGAAGGGAAGGATACGAAttgtttgtgtttgggtttttgggttggTGGCACTGTCATGAAGCTTGAGCTTGGTATTGGGCTTGTGTTATTGGGTTGTTTGGTTGTTGGGTTTGAGACTGGTTATGGGTTCAAGTTATTGGGCAGTAAGATTGGGATGGTATTGGATTCGGGCTTGGGCTTGGCTTGAGTCCAAATTCTTATACTTTCCGTTTGTTCCAATGTAAATGAGGGGCTTTGTGCGAGGAAGAGGGAAGAAGGTGTGGGGAGTGGGTTGGCCAGTGCGTTATAGAGAgatggaaaatgttttccaagtTTTAACACACAAATTTTCAgtcaaactgaaaatattttccaagttaactaaatttttataagcaaaaaaatacttgaaaatggaaaaatattttccgtaaaatattttatatcgaAACAAACACAATGTTAGTTTACTTTTGGGGATAAAAGCTACTGATGCTTCGAATTTTGGGTGGTATAGGCATTGCCGCATTGGTATAATTTTTTGTGGAAACACTTGAAATGTTGTTGGTAGTTTAGTGATGTAGATTTTAGGAGTTTATGCTTAAAATTTGGGATAATTTAGTTTTACTTtccaaagtttcaaaattttgatcaaCTCCACTAACGTTACAGAACATTTGGGTTTGCTTTCTTCCATTAATCTCTATTGTTGAGCCGTTAAGTGCCACATAAACTCAAAACGGCATGGTTTTTAACTTTAAATAGATTggtttctttgtaatttttgatcattttttagtttcaagTAGGTCTCctgtaaattttattattttctaaaaaattattaattaatcttTTATGAGTATAATTGGCTTTTGTAAGAatcttaataaatatataattactcTCATATAAAATCTTGTGACTCTAACCAAAAGACATTACTTTAgaaaatgttaattaattaattatctaaaaaaaagttaattaatttagtgttatatgttataaaattgggttttgagatgctaaattctatattttttgacatatttgatgagaatgctcttagacctcttatgttttgaaaataaatagacAAAGCTATTGCAATCAAATGTTATTTTCGGATTATTTGTGTTCTTGATGTGCGATTGATCGTAAGATTAGTTTATATCGGAGTTGTTTGTCATTCAACCATGGAGACTCTAAGTGTGTTGATGTTATTTTGCTTGGGTTATGTTATGATTTTTAAAAGagatttattataataatgCCTTTGATGCAAAGGTTATAGTTGgttactttcttcttcttcatttttttttttggacataatACTTACAGTATATTTAATGTTGTTTGGTAATTATGATGAGcaagtatttatttttatatttacaaatatatcattctattattttatgtgtgtttgattaatatttttttttatgggaaccATGCTCTTCTAACTTATGTTGTAGTGTGTTATATTTGCCTAATATACAACTAATgtcataaatttcaaatttattattcaaatttctcatctcttaaagaataagaagattattataataatcaaaactcatcacaaatttacaatgttattttaaccaaaattaaaatgaaacccAAGGTATAAAAGATAAACTT
Coding sequences within:
- the LOC126721618 gene encoding transcription termination factor MTEF18, mitochondrial, giving the protein MLLSRNHKRVSEFSEMIAKLNHSVLFSPVGYDKPITRQNPSFILFKVRSFSTSTLTNDAKVTVTELAKSPNFTPRFSRIAKNEAQNVLFDYLHCTRSFSFTDAEHISKNSPRFLQTLISKIDTDKHVAHSLTKFLRYNPINEFEPFFESLGLRPSELSVLLPRHLMYLSDDHVMLDNFHVLCEYGIPRSKIGKMYKEAKEMFGYDYGILALKLQAYENLGLSKSTVIKLISCCPSLLIGGVNCEFVKVLERLKELRFENDWIGGCLSGKSTYNWNRMLDTMDFLDKVGYTQEQMHHLFNTNPAILFEGSGKKVYILFGRLLKLGLKLNEIYSLFIQNPNILSVKCIKNLLQAMDFLLEIEMETEYIASIISNHIQLLGSRTLKGPRSVCKELKVGRDGLCQVIKEDPLKLFNLVSKSKIKSNEQESSQVPSKHQEKTTFLSRLGYMENSDEMMKALKQFRGRGDQLQERFDCLVQAGLDYNIVTNIVKQAPTVLNQSKDVIERKIDYLRNYLGYPLESVVSFPAYLGYDMERISQRFSMYVWLRERGAAKPTLSLSTILACSDTRFVKYFVDVHPEGPAMWEKIKNHSPSS